From a single Kitasatospora sp. NBC_00458 genomic region:
- a CDS encoding Ppx/GppA phosphatase family protein gives MTVTRVAAIDCGTNSIRLLVADLDPETGAITDLDRRMVINRLGQGVDRTGRLHPDALARTFAACREYAEVVSGFGVGPERIRFVATSASRDAENSAEYIEGVRDILGVEPEVVSGEEEAHLSFVGATKEFTGGQFPAPYLVFDLGGGSTEFVLGDEDVRAARSVDIGCVRLTERHFGGAELPSDEQVADARAHVRAELDRAEEAVPLTGAATLVGLAGTVTTISAIAQDLPGYDSEAIHHSRMSRDEVAAIADRLLHATHAERAAIPSMHPGRVDVIAAGALELLEIMERTGAAEVVVSEHDILDGIAWSIAS, from the coding sequence ATGACCGTCACCAGGGTCGCCGCGATCGACTGCGGCACCAACTCGATCCGGCTGCTGGTCGCCGACCTCGACCCGGAGACCGGGGCGATCACCGACCTCGACCGGCGGATGGTCATCAACCGGCTCGGCCAGGGCGTCGACCGGACCGGCCGGCTGCACCCGGACGCGCTGGCCCGCACCTTCGCGGCCTGCCGGGAGTACGCGGAGGTCGTCTCCGGCTTCGGGGTCGGCCCCGAGCGGATCCGCTTCGTGGCCACCAGCGCATCCCGGGACGCCGAGAACAGCGCCGAGTACATCGAGGGCGTGCGCGACATCCTGGGCGTCGAGCCCGAGGTGGTCAGCGGCGAGGAGGAGGCCCACCTCTCCTTCGTCGGGGCCACCAAGGAGTTCACCGGCGGTCAGTTCCCGGCGCCGTACCTGGTCTTCGACCTGGGTGGCGGCTCGACCGAGTTCGTGCTCGGCGACGAGGACGTGCGGGCCGCGCGTTCGGTGGACATCGGCTGCGTCCGGCTGACCGAGCGCCACTTCGGCGGCGCCGAGCTGCCCTCGGACGAGCAGGTGGCGGACGCGCGCGCGCACGTCCGGGCCGAGCTGGACCGGGCGGAGGAGGCCGTCCCGCTGACCGGGGCGGCCACCCTGGTCGGCCTGGCCGGGACGGTCACCACCATCTCGGCGATCGCCCAGGACCTGCCCGGGTACGACTCCGAGGCGATCCACCACTCCCGGATGAGCCGCGACGAGGTGGCCGCGATCGCCGACCGGCTGCTGCACGCCACCCACGCGGAGCGGGCGGCGATCCCCTCGATGCACCCGGGCCGGGTGGACGTGATCGCCGCCGGCGCGCTGGAGCTGCTGGAGATCATGGAGCGGACCGGCGCCGCCGAGGTGGTCGTCAGCGAGCACGACATCCTGGACGGCATCGCCTGGAGCATCGCCTCCTGA
- a CDS encoding DUF501 domain-containing protein, whose product MTTENHPTVSDEDVAAIAAQLGRVPRGLRGVAHRCPCGNPDVVETAPRLPDGTPFPTLYYLTCPKAASLIGTLEADGVMKDQTARLAEDPELAAAYQGAHEDYIARRDAIEVLEGFPSAGGMPDRVKCLHVLVGHSLAAGEGVNPLGDEAIGMLEDWWAKGPCVSADEVAEAGARVARNRAKDQDNAAVIAAKEQKAVERAAKRAAQEAGEAGE is encoded by the coding sequence ATGACCACTGAGAACCACCCCACCGTCTCCGACGAGGACGTCGCGGCCATCGCCGCGCAGCTCGGCCGGGTCCCGCGCGGCCTGCGCGGCGTGGCCCACCGCTGCCCCTGCGGCAACCCGGACGTCGTGGAGACCGCTCCCCGGCTGCCGGACGGCACGCCGTTCCCGACGCTGTACTACCTGACCTGCCCCAAGGCCGCCTCGCTGATCGGCACCCTGGAGGCGGACGGCGTGATGAAGGACCAGACGGCCCGGCTGGCCGAGGACCCGGAGCTGGCCGCCGCGTACCAGGGGGCGCACGAGGACTACATCGCCCGCCGCGACGCCATCGAGGTGCTGGAGGGCTTCCCGAGCGCCGGCGGCATGCCGGACCGGGTCAAGTGCCTGCACGTGCTGGTCGGCCACTCGCTGGCGGCCGGCGAGGGCGTCAACCCGCTGGGCGACGAGGCGATCGGCATGCTGGAGGACTGGTGGGCCAAGGGCCCCTGCGTCTCCGCCGACGAGGTCGCCGAGGCCGGTGCGCGGGTGGCCCGCAACCGGGCCAAGGACCAGGACAACGCGGCCGTGATCGCGGCCAAGGAGCAGAAGGCCGTCGAGCGGGCCGCCAAGCGGGCCGCCCAGGAGGCCGGGGAGGCCGGGGAATGA
- a CDS encoding FtsB family cell division protein — protein MAARPRFTSRATVLVLVLCSLVAILAYPTRQFISQRSEITAQRAKAEHARQQVEQLRREKARWQDPEYVKVQARARLHYAMPGETPYIAVDPAAPGGSGSSLGAPPPAQDPAAGPVKTGRPWYASVWDSVDAAATVAAAPARAPAAASAPPSPPAPVPAGDSSPHDH, from the coding sequence TTGGCGGCCCGGCCTCGGTTCACGAGCCGGGCGACCGTCCTCGTCCTGGTGCTCTGCTCACTGGTGGCGATCCTGGCGTACCCGACCCGGCAGTTCATCTCCCAGCGCTCCGAGATCACCGCGCAGCGGGCCAAGGCCGAGCACGCCCGGCAGCAGGTCGAGCAGCTCCGCCGGGAGAAGGCCCGCTGGCAGGACCCGGAGTACGTCAAGGTCCAGGCCCGCGCCCGGCTGCACTACGCGATGCCGGGGGAGACCCCGTACATCGCGGTGGACCCGGCCGCCCCGGGCGGGTCCGGGTCGTCCCTCGGCGCACCGCCGCCCGCGCAGGACCCGGCCGCCGGGCCGGTCAAGACCGGCAGGCCCTGGTACGCCAGCGTCTGGGACTCGGTGGACGCCGCCGCCACCGTCGCGGCGGCCCCCGCCCGGGCTCCGGCCGCCGCCTCCGCCCCTCCCTCACCACCCGCCCCCGTCCCCGCCGGAGACAGCTCCCCCCATGACCACTGA
- a CDS encoding NAD(P)/FAD-dependent oxidoreductase: MSTTERPRILIVGGGYVGLYAAMRILKKMRYGEATVTVVDPRSYMTYLPFLPEAAGGNVAPRNLVAPLRSALKKAEVLTGAVTGVDHARKVATIQPAAGDSYELPFEYLVVATGSVSRTFPIPGLAEHGIGMKTVEEAISLRNHVMAQLDKAESTTDEAIRRKALTFVVVGGGFAGVETIAEIEDMARDAAKIYKTVGRDDMRFILVEAANRILPEMGPDLGLWTKEKLEERQIEIYIETSMDSCVDQHVVLKNGVEADASTIVWTAGVKPNPVLSEFGLPLGPRGHVDTAPTLQVQGFDYVWAAGDNAQVPDLAAGEGAWCPPNAQHAVRQAAVLGDNVISGMRGFPQQEYKHKNLGAVAGLGLHKGVAILFGKYKLKGRPAWWFHRLYHGAMVPTMNRKVRVFTDWTLAVFLKREAVGLSQMEKPYEAFQEAAGPAPKPVEAAKPAAAPAADKELASSK; this comes from the coding sequence ATGAGCACCACGGAGCGTCCTCGCATCCTCATTGTCGGCGGTGGTTACGTCGGCCTGTATGCCGCGATGCGCATCCTCAAGAAGATGCGTTACGGCGAAGCGACCGTCACGGTCGTCGACCCGCGGTCGTACATGACGTACCTGCCTTTCCTCCCCGAGGCGGCCGGCGGCAACGTCGCGCCCCGAAACCTCGTCGCGCCGCTGCGCAGCGCCCTCAAGAAGGCGGAGGTGCTCACCGGTGCTGTCACCGGTGTGGACCACGCCCGCAAGGTCGCCACCATCCAGCCCGCGGCCGGCGACTCGTACGAGCTGCCCTTCGAGTACCTGGTCGTCGCGACCGGCTCGGTCTCCCGCACCTTCCCGATCCCGGGTCTCGCGGAGCACGGCATCGGCATGAAGACCGTGGAGGAGGCCATCAGCCTCCGCAACCACGTCATGGCGCAGCTGGACAAGGCCGAGTCCACCACGGACGAGGCGATCCGCCGCAAGGCGCTGACCTTCGTCGTCGTCGGCGGCGGCTTCGCCGGCGTCGAGACGATCGCCGAGATCGAGGACATGGCGCGCGACGCCGCCAAGATCTACAAGACGGTCGGCCGCGACGACATGCGCTTCATCCTGGTGGAGGCGGCCAACCGCATCCTCCCGGAGATGGGCCCGGACCTCGGTCTGTGGACCAAGGAGAAGCTCGAAGAGCGCCAGATCGAGATCTACATCGAGACCTCGATGGACTCCTGCGTCGACCAGCACGTCGTGCTGAAGAACGGCGTCGAGGCGGACGCCTCCACCATCGTGTGGACCGCCGGCGTGAAGCCGAACCCGGTGCTGTCCGAGTTCGGTCTGCCGCTGGGCCCCCGCGGCCACGTCGACACCGCGCCGACCCTCCAGGTCCAGGGCTTCGACTACGTCTGGGCCGCCGGCGACAACGCCCAGGTGCCGGACCTCGCCGCCGGCGAGGGCGCCTGGTGCCCGCCGAACGCGCAGCACGCCGTCCGTCAGGCCGCCGTCCTCGGTGACAACGTCATCTCCGGCATGCGTGGTTTCCCGCAGCAGGAGTACAAGCACAAGAACCTGGGTGCGGTCGCCGGCCTCGGCCTGCACAAGGGCGTGGCGATCCTCTTCGGCAAGTACAAGCTGAAGGGCCGTCCGGCCTGGTGGTTCCACCGCCTGTACCACGGCGCCATGGTCCCCACCATGAACCGCAAGGTGCGCGTCTTCACCGACTGGACCCTGGCCGTGTTCCTGAAGCGCGAGGCCGTCGGCCTGTCGCAGATGGAGAAGCCGTACGAGGCGTTCCAGGAGGCCGCGGGTCCCGCGCCGAAGCCGGTCGAGGCCGCCAAGCCGGCCGCCGCCCCGGCCGCCGACAAGGAGCTCGCCAGCAGCAAGTAA
- a CDS encoding ABC transporter permease, translating to MYRTALRNVLAHKGRLLMTALAVMLGTAFVAGTMVFSDTFGKAMRDSNSKSYSDVSVQVVDNSAGSTASVKERSEANPVTLTDATVQQLAALPGTASTRGVVSGFTGVADKKGDLVGEAWSAKGANYTPGPDGKDARYPMAEGQGPRTAKEVALDRKTADKAGYKVGDTVRFASNGPVVEARLTGVFTTDDPVVNTGGTLTLFDRATAQQLLLEPGRYSSIVLTTKPGTTQDALLSQVDRQLKPDQQIEVRTGEQLKAEEERMITSGTEGMRSMLLSFAAISLFVGIFIIANTFTMLVAQRTKELALLRAIGASRKQVTRSVLVEALAIGTVSAVAGLVAGVGIGAGLQSLVAALDDGMPTGSLVVKPLTVAVTVVVGILVTVLSALLPALRASRIAPVAAMSSGDQPASQKSLVVRNVIGSLLAAGGIALVAFGAAKGNSDGRMPVAVGALLAVLGVFILLPLLSRPVIALVGPVLGGLFGMPGKLARQNAVRNPRRTAATAAALTIGLALVTGLTVIGASVSSAVDKAVTSAMKADFMVSAANRMDLSDKVPDEIAKAPGVSASSPLTNAYWELNGTSKEITGFNPDSFDKLVSVQLKSGSLAALGKGQLLIDDKVAEKFNATTGSTLNVTVRGANAGALTVGGVYAADDMLGQVMVSNSEVLKRDPQPYLKSVLVKGTDGESEGLRQALKSATGSNPVIEVKSKQDVRDDFSQIITFALNMMYGLLAMSVVVAVLGVINTLAMSVFERKREIGMLRAIGLDRGGIKRMVRLESVVISVFGAGIGVLLGAFTAWAINGTLKSTMPTLTTVLPFGQLLLFLALAGVVGLVAAFWPARRASKLDILASIKTD from the coding sequence ATGTATCGCACCGCACTGCGCAACGTGCTGGCCCACAAGGGCCGACTCCTGATGACCGCGCTCGCCGTCATGCTCGGAACGGCCTTCGTCGCCGGCACCATGGTCTTCTCCGACACCTTCGGCAAGGCCATGCGGGACAGCAACTCCAAGAGCTACTCGGACGTGTCGGTCCAGGTCGTCGACAACTCCGCCGGTTCCACGGCCAGCGTCAAGGAGCGGAGCGAGGCGAACCCGGTCACCCTGACCGACGCGACCGTCCAGCAGCTCGCCGCGCTGCCGGGCACCGCCTCCACCCGGGGCGTGGTCAGCGGCTTCACCGGTGTCGCCGACAAGAAGGGCGACCTGGTCGGCGAGGCCTGGTCGGCCAAGGGCGCGAACTACACCCCCGGCCCGGACGGCAAGGACGCCCGCTACCCGATGGCCGAGGGCCAGGGGCCGCGGACGGCCAAGGAGGTCGCCCTCGACCGGAAGACCGCCGACAAGGCCGGCTACAAGGTCGGCGACACCGTCCGCTTCGCCTCCAACGGCCCGGTCGTCGAGGCCCGGCTCACCGGCGTGTTCACCACCGACGACCCGGTCGTGAACACCGGCGGCACGCTCACCCTGTTCGACCGCGCCACCGCCCAGCAGCTGCTGCTGGAGCCCGGCCGCTACAGCAGCATCGTGCTCACCACCAAGCCCGGCACCACCCAGGACGCCCTGCTCTCCCAGGTCGACCGGCAGCTCAAGCCCGACCAGCAGATCGAGGTCCGCACCGGCGAGCAGCTCAAGGCCGAGGAGGAGCGGATGATCACCAGCGGCACCGAGGGCATGCGCTCCATGCTGCTCTCGTTCGCCGCGATCTCGCTCTTCGTCGGCATCTTCATCATCGCCAACACCTTCACCATGCTGGTCGCCCAGCGCACCAAGGAGCTGGCACTGCTCCGCGCGATCGGCGCCAGCCGCAAGCAGGTCACCCGGTCCGTCCTGGTCGAGGCCCTGGCGATCGGCACCGTGTCGGCGGTGGCCGGCCTGGTCGCCGGCGTCGGCATCGGCGCCGGGCTGCAGTCCCTCGTCGCCGCGCTGGACGACGGCATGCCGACCGGTTCGCTGGTCGTCAAGCCGCTGACCGTGGCGGTCACCGTGGTCGTCGGCATCCTGGTGACGGTGCTGTCCGCGCTGCTGCCCGCCCTGCGCGCCTCCCGGATCGCCCCGGTGGCCGCGATGAGCAGCGGCGACCAGCCCGCCTCCCAGAAGTCGCTGGTCGTCCGGAACGTGATCGGCTCGCTGCTGGCCGCCGGCGGCATCGCACTGGTCGCCTTCGGCGCGGCCAAGGGCAACTCCGACGGCCGGATGCCGGTCGCGGTCGGCGCCCTGCTCGCCGTCCTCGGCGTCTTCATCCTGCTGCCGCTGCTCTCCCGCCCGGTGATCGCCCTGGTCGGACCGGTCCTCGGCGGACTGTTCGGCATGCCCGGCAAGCTGGCCCGGCAGAACGCGGTGCGCAACCCGCGCCGCACCGCCGCCACCGCCGCCGCGCTCACCATCGGACTGGCCCTGGTCACCGGGCTCACCGTGATCGGCGCCTCGGTCTCCAGCGCGGTCGACAAGGCCGTCACCAGCGCGATGAAGGCCGACTTCATGGTCTCGGCCGCCAACCGCATGGACCTCTCCGACAAGGTCCCGGACGAGATCGCCAAGGCCCCCGGGGTCAGCGCCTCCTCGCCGCTGACCAACGCCTACTGGGAGCTCAACGGCACCAGCAAGGAGATCACCGGGTTCAACCCGGACAGCTTCGACAAGCTGGTCTCGGTCCAGCTGAAGAGCGGCTCGCTCGCCGCCCTGGGCAAGGGCCAGCTGCTGATCGACGACAAGGTCGCCGAGAAGTTCAACGCCACCACCGGCTCGACGCTCAACGTCACGGTCCGGGGCGCGAACGCCGGCGCCCTGACCGTCGGCGGCGTCTACGCCGCGGACGACATGCTCGGCCAGGTCATGGTGTCCAACAGCGAGGTCCTCAAGCGCGATCCGCAGCCCTACCTGAAGAGCGTCCTGGTCAAGGGCACCGACGGGGAGAGCGAGGGCCTCCGGCAGGCGCTGAAGAGCGCCACCGGCTCCAACCCGGTGATCGAGGTCAAGTCCAAGCAGGACGTCCGCGACGACTTCAGCCAGATCATCACCTTCGCGCTGAACATGATGTACGGCCTGCTGGCGATGTCCGTGGTGGTCGCGGTCCTCGGGGTGATCAACACCCTGGCGATGTCGGTCTTCGAGCGGAAGCGCGAGATCGGCATGCTGCGGGCGATCGGCCTGGACCGCGGCGGGATCAAGCGGATGGTCCGGCTGGAGTCCGTGGTGATCTCGGTCTTCGGCGCCGGCATCGGCGTCCTGCTCGGCGCCTTCACGGCCTGGGCGATCAACGGCACCCTGAAGTCCACCATGCCGACCCTGACCACGGTCCTCCCGTTCGGCCAGCTGCTGCTCTTCCTGGCGCTGGCGGGCGTGGTCGGCCTGGTCGCCGCCTTCTGGCCCGCCCGCCGGGCGTCCAAGCTGGACATCCTGGCGAGCATCAAGACCGACTGA